The following are encoded together in the Arcticibacterium luteifluviistationis genome:
- a CDS encoding DUF6786 family protein yields MNIYLNTLLCSGIVLLMASCTSQPEAIKGSFGFDLNFLKKYQKVITLEENNGKSQLILLPDLQGRVMTSTANGLEGNSYGWLNYDLITSGKFEEHFSPFGGEERFWMGPEGGQYAIFFKKGSEFTFDNWYTPKGIDTEAYEIISQSSNEVLFQKKMSLLNYQDFKFDIEVNRKISILNQTQIEKDLGLDMPANINFVGYQSNNEIVNVGEQAWSKKSGLLSIWILGMYMPSKNTTVVLPYKDSLALNTSYFGTIPPGKLKITDKHVMFNGDGTSRFKLGIPPKNVLPYAGSYDADKKTLTIINYTFEGDSTYVNSEWREQENPYEGDVVNSYNDGPLENGGQLGPFYELESSSSTKELKPGESIKHTHKTYHFEGSFEGLNKISKQLLNKDLNELN; encoded by the coding sequence ATGAATATTTATCTAAATACCCTGTTATGTAGCGGTATTGTGTTACTTATGGCCAGTTGCACTTCGCAGCCAGAGGCTATAAAAGGCAGTTTTGGCTTTGATTTAAATTTTCTAAAAAAGTATCAAAAGGTAATTACCTTAGAAGAAAACAACGGCAAGAGTCAGCTCATTCTTTTACCAGATTTACAAGGCCGGGTTATGACTAGCACCGCTAATGGGCTAGAAGGAAACAGCTACGGCTGGCTAAACTACGACCTGATAACTTCAGGAAAATTTGAGGAACATTTTAGCCCTTTTGGAGGCGAAGAACGTTTTTGGATGGGTCCCGAAGGAGGCCAATATGCCATATTCTTTAAAAAAGGAAGTGAATTCACCTTTGACAACTGGTATACGCCTAAAGGAATAGATACGGAAGCCTATGAAATCATTTCACAATCTAGTAATGAAGTACTTTTTCAAAAAAAGATGTCTTTGCTAAATTATCAAGATTTCAAGTTTGACATTGAAGTAAATCGAAAGATTTCAATATTAAACCAAACTCAAATAGAAAAGGATTTAGGGCTAGATATGCCTGCCAATATTAATTTTGTAGGCTACCAATCTAACAATGAAATAGTCAATGTAGGCGAACAAGCTTGGTCTAAAAAGTCAGGTTTATTATCCATATGGATTTTGGGGATGTACATGCCCTCAAAAAATACCACAGTGGTACTTCCATATAAAGATTCATTAGCTTTAAATACCTCCTACTTTGGCACTATCCCTCCCGGAAAACTCAAAATAACAGATAAACATGTGATGTTTAATGGTGATGGTACTTCTCGTTTTAAACTAGGTATTCCACCAAAAAATGTACTCCCTTATGCAGGAAGTTATGACGCAGACAAGAAAACGCTCACCATCATAAATTATACTTTTGAAGGAGACTCTACTTATGTAAACTCAGAATGGAGGGAGCAAGAAAACCCGTATGAAGGTGATGTGGTAAATTCTTATAATGACGGTCCTTTAGAAAATGGAGGCCAGTTAGGCCCATTCTATGAATTGGAATCTTCTTCAAGCACTAAAGAATTGAAGCCTGGAGAATCTATAAAACATACACATAAAACTTACCATTTTGAAGGGAGTTTTGAAGGCTTAAATAAAATATCCAAACAGCTGTTAAACAAGGATTTAAACGAACTAAACTAA
- a CDS encoding YoaK family protein, with the protein MFRHQGKSRTLEHNLRIATILSFVAGIVNITGFLSFKQLTTNVTGHFALFISDVANFEFWKGTIYFLYIFSFLFGSFLSSFLIETFRENRKHNIFVLPTIIEALILTSIAILSDVAVIRYPNLIICLLLFSMGLQNSFVTKISNAVVRTTHLTGLFTDLGIELSQLLFPKSYPKRDKIKATIKLRIYIICFFFLGGIIGGFLYSSLGLKLNTLILGAIVLLISLFYDDLRYRLIITNRKYKQKKKPNAIHKRS; encoded by the coding sequence ATGTTTAGACATCAAGGAAAAAGCAGAACTTTAGAACACAACTTACGAATTGCTACTATTCTATCCTTTGTAGCTGGCATTGTAAATATTACGGGCTTCTTATCTTTTAAACAACTGACTACAAACGTAACTGGACATTTCGCTCTGTTTATAAGTGATGTTGCCAATTTCGAGTTTTGGAAAGGGACCATTTATTTCCTTTATATTTTTTCTTTCCTTTTTGGTTCTTTCCTATCCAGTTTTTTAATTGAGACGTTTAGAGAAAACAGGAAACATAATATTTTTGTTTTACCCACAATAATTGAAGCCTTAATTCTAACATCAATTGCCATTCTTAGTGATGTTGCTGTAATAAGATATCCCAACTTAATTATTTGTTTACTACTTTTTTCAATGGGATTGCAAAATTCTTTTGTTACAAAAATTTCAAATGCCGTAGTTAGAACAACCCATTTAACTGGGCTTTTTACTGACTTAGGAATTGAACTTTCACAATTACTTTTCCCTAAATCTTATCCTAAAAGAGACAAAATTAAAGCCACTATAAAATTGCGGATTTATATTATTTGCTTCTTCTTTCTCGGTGGAATAATAGGAGGATTTCTTTATTCCAGCCTTGGTTTGAAATTAAACACACTAATTCTTGGAGCAATAGTTTTACTAATAAGTCTGTTTTATGACGATTTAAGATATCGATTAATCATAACTAACAGAAAATACAAACAAAAGAAAAAACCGAACGCAATTCATAAAAGGTCATAA
- a CDS encoding M23 family metallopeptidase: MLRKITKISLPLLAILIIGFLIPQHLKMPVKGASKSSYNSQSFWFYPWGKSITHKGVDIFAKKGTDINSSTAGLVLISGEIGMGGKFVLTLGPKWRLHYYAHLNEIKTSPLSFVNKSSIIGTVGATGNAAGKPPHLHYSIFTLIPYVWRFDSDIQGWQKMFYLNPIEYLTN, encoded by the coding sequence ATGTTGAGAAAAATAACGAAGATTTCATTGCCCTTATTAGCAATTCTAATTATCGGTTTTTTGATTCCACAGCACTTAAAAATGCCTGTTAAAGGAGCTAGCAAATCTAGCTATAACTCCCAATCATTTTGGTTTTACCCATGGGGAAAATCAATCACACATAAAGGAGTAGATATTTTCGCAAAAAAAGGAACCGACATCAATTCTTCAACCGCTGGTTTGGTATTAATTTCAGGAGAAATAGGTATGGGCGGGAAATTTGTTCTAACACTCGGGCCTAAGTGGCGATTACATTATTATGCACATCTGAATGAAATTAAAACGTCTCCTTTATCCTTTGTAAATAAAAGCTCAATAATTGGAACGGTTGGAGCAACTGGAAATGCTGCAGGAAAGCCACCGCATCTACATTATTCCATTTTTACACTTATTCCCTACGTTTGGAGATTTGATTCAGACATACAAGGTTGGCAGAAAATGTTCTACTTAAACCCGATAGAGTATTTAACAAATTGA
- a CDS encoding alpha/beta hydrolase, whose protein sequence is MIKLSKALILLFSVFFLASCSSQKTVSDLPYIKNSKTLVKSSPKLDVYQPPKSENNPVVIFIHGGNWDAGNKDIYTFLGRNFAKKGIVSVIPNYTLSPNGSYDNMAKDVSAAIQWTSDNIAKHNGNPNEIFLMGHSAGGHLIALAGTNPKYSETANLVKGIILNDAAGLDMYSYLKENPPSKSHHYKVTWTEDEANWKDASPIYFLSEKVPPFLVYTGTKTYPSIISGNKGFVKKLNQFQPSVTIKFLPKKHVPMMRQFFFPWNRHYKEITEFIDIHK, encoded by the coding sequence ATGATTAAACTATCTAAAGCTCTAATTCTTCTCTTTTCCGTTTTCTTCTTAGCCAGTTGCTCTTCTCAAAAAACAGTTAGCGACTTACCTTACATTAAGAATTCCAAAACTTTAGTAAAATCTTCTCCCAAACTAGATGTTTACCAACCTCCTAAATCTGAAAACAATCCTGTGGTTATTTTCATCCATGGAGGGAATTGGGACGCAGGAAACAAAGATATTTACACCTTCCTAGGTCGCAATTTTGCTAAAAAAGGAATTGTAAGCGTGATCCCGAATTATACCTTAAGTCCTAATGGAAGCTATGATAATATGGCAAAAGATGTTTCAGCAGCTATTCAATGGACCTCGGATAATATTGCAAAACATAATGGAAATCCTAATGAGATTTTTCTAATGGGACACTCGGCTGGCGGTCATTTGATTGCACTGGCAGGTACCAATCCTAAGTATTCAGAAACTGCCAATTTGGTTAAGGGTATTATACTAAATGATGCCGCTGGATTAGATATGTATTCCTATTTAAAAGAAAACCCACCTTCTAAAAGCCACCATTATAAAGTTACTTGGACTGAAGATGAGGCCAATTGGAAGGATGCTTCGCCTATTTATTTTTTATCCGAAAAAGTACCGCCCTTTTTAGTCTATACGGGTACCAAAACGTATCCCTCCATTATTTCTGGGAATAAAGGTTTTGTTAAAAAACTTAATCAATTCCAGCCAAGTGTAACCATAAAATTTCTACCTAAGAAACATGTACCCATGATGCGTCAATTCTTCTTTCCGTGGAATAGGCACTACAAAGAAATTACTGAATTTATAGATATTCATAAATAG
- a CDS encoding heavy metal translocating P-type ATPase has protein sequence MKKEKLNLRDIKPKSKKEQGHDDSHNHDGNSSEFKAYLPAILSFAMLIIGIALDYFDITFFKDWIRIVWYGIAYLPVGLPVLKAGWKSIKKGDVFTEFFLMSLATVGAFIIGEYPEGVAVMLFYAVGELFQSAAVKKAKGNIKALLNVRPKEAHVFRNGDIESVAPETIAIGEIIQIRVGEKFPLDGVLTSKKASINTAALTGESKPDTITKGAKVFAGSINLETVIEVEVTKEFKDSSIARILDLVQNATARKSKTELFIRRFARIYTPIVVFSAIGVTLLPYFFVEDYVFTDWLYRALIFLVISCPCALVISIPLGYFGGLGAASKNGILFKGASFLDTMTKINTLVMDKTGTVTKGVFKITEIKTVGWEEKEFMKYLMAMERQSTHPIAKAISAYKTENSDFDASDVSEIAGQGLKGIVNGKTVLVGNKALMTANSIEVMEDTESIVESIVLVAIDNAFAGYVVIADELKDDAKETITNLHKVGISNIMMLSGDKHSITQKVASELSIETAKGGLLPEDKLNEVEKLKLNPDNTIIFIGDGINDAPVLAASHVGIAMGGLGSDVAIETADIIIQTDQPSKVIKAIRISRSTRKIVWQNIILAFGVKLIVLILGAVGLATMWEAVFADVGVALLAILNAVRLQRMEWD, from the coding sequence ATGAAAAAAGAGAAGCTCAATTTAAGAGATATAAAACCTAAGTCTAAAAAAGAACAGGGGCATGATGATAGTCATAACCATGATGGCAACTCAAGTGAGTTTAAAGCTTATTTACCAGCCATACTTAGTTTTGCAATGCTCATTATTGGGATTGCTCTAGATTATTTTGACATTACTTTTTTCAAAGATTGGATACGTATTGTTTGGTATGGCATCGCCTATTTACCTGTCGGCCTTCCCGTACTAAAAGCTGGATGGAAAAGTATTAAAAAAGGAGATGTTTTTACAGAATTTTTCCTAATGTCTCTAGCTACCGTTGGAGCATTTATAATAGGAGAATATCCAGAAGGAGTTGCGGTCATGCTGTTTTATGCCGTTGGAGAGCTATTTCAAAGTGCCGCCGTTAAGAAAGCGAAAGGAAATATTAAAGCTTTACTAAATGTACGCCCTAAAGAAGCCCATGTTTTCCGTAATGGTGATATAGAAAGTGTAGCACCAGAAACTATTGCTATAGGCGAAATCATTCAAATTAGAGTAGGTGAAAAATTCCCTTTAGACGGAGTTTTGACTTCTAAAAAAGCCTCAATTAATACAGCAGCTCTTACAGGAGAAAGTAAACCTGATACCATTACCAAAGGTGCCAAGGTATTTGCAGGAAGTATCAACCTTGAAACCGTCATTGAAGTTGAAGTCACCAAAGAATTCAAAGACAGCTCTATTGCCAGAATCTTAGATTTAGTTCAAAATGCCACAGCACGAAAATCTAAAACAGAATTATTTATAAGACGATTTGCTCGTATTTACACGCCAATTGTTGTCTTTTCAGCAATTGGCGTAACCTTGTTACCTTACTTTTTTGTAGAAGACTATGTATTTACCGATTGGTTATATAGAGCATTAATTTTCTTGGTTATTTCCTGCCCTTGTGCTTTGGTGATTTCTATTCCTTTAGGATATTTCGGTGGATTAGGAGCAGCTTCAAAAAATGGAATTCTATTTAAAGGAGCTTCTTTTCTAGATACCATGACCAAAATAAACACATTGGTCATGGACAAAACAGGAACTGTGACCAAAGGCGTTTTTAAAATCACAGAGATTAAAACCGTTGGCTGGGAAGAAAAGGAGTTCATGAAATACCTCATGGCCATGGAAAGACAATCTACCCATCCTATAGCTAAAGCCATTTCAGCTTATAAAACGGAAAATTCAGACTTTGATGCTTCTGATGTATCCGAAATAGCAGGGCAAGGCTTAAAAGGTATAGTTAATGGAAAAACTGTTTTGGTGGGGAATAAAGCTTTAATGACTGCCAACAGCATAGAAGTAATGGAGGATACAGAAAGTATTGTAGAATCCATTGTTTTAGTGGCTATCGATAATGCATTTGCAGGTTATGTGGTCATTGCAGATGAACTAAAAGACGACGCCAAAGAAACCATTACAAATCTCCATAAAGTGGGTATATCAAACATTATGATGCTTTCTGGAGATAAGCACTCCATTACCCAAAAAGTAGCATCCGAACTATCCATTGAAACAGCTAAAGGTGGCTTATTGCCAGAAGACAAATTAAACGAAGTTGAAAAGTTAAAGCTAAACCCTGACAACACAATTATTTTTATAGGTGATGGTATTAATGATGCCCCTGTTTTAGCAGCAAGCCATGTTGGGATAGCCATGGGTGGTTTAGGAAGTGATGTCGCCATTGAAACTGCAGATATTATTATTCAAACAGACCAACCATCAAAAGTCATTAAAGCCATAAGAATAAGTCGTTCTACCCGTAAAATTGTGTGGCAAAACATCATATTGGCTTTCGGTGTTAAACTAATTGTGCTCATTTTAGGAGCAGTAGGTTTAGCCACCATGTGGGAAGCCGTATTTGCAGATGTAGGTGTGGCTTTGTTAGCAATTTTGAACGCAGTTAGATTACAAAGAATGGAGTGGGATTAA
- a CDS encoding DEAD/DEAH box helicase, with protein MNTFEDFKIKKQLVNAIADLGFTQPTPIQEESYSTILAGSDFVGIAQTGTGKTIAYLLPILQGLEFSEQPHPRVVILAPTRELVIQIVEQIEKLTPYITVRTLGVYGGTNNIKGQKLAVAEGVDIIVGTPRRLYDLVISNVLRLKSIKKLVIDEVDIMLDFGYKTQLKNIFEHLPTKRQNILFSATMTTYVDELIDTFLINPVKKTISLSGTPLENISQSKYAVPNFYTKANLLNHLLEDKEEYSKVLIFVGTKVNADRLFETLDFESESSVIHSRKEQNHRTNSIDKFANGTSRILIATDVIARGIDIDKISHVISFDTPFYPENYMHRIGRTGRAEQKGKAILLYSEKEETLMDDIESLMTYTIPEIEWPEEVTITGQLTPEEKLKPIPLDEIDHKSSEIDKGASFQEKSAKNSKELKERKSYDRLIKERYKKPIRRGDKIQNMKKKKRK; from the coding sequence ATGAATACGTTTGAAGATTTTAAGATTAAAAAGCAATTAGTAAATGCCATAGCCGATTTAGGCTTTACGCAGCCTACGCCAATTCAGGAAGAATCTTATTCTACCATTTTGGCTGGCTCCGATTTTGTGGGAATAGCCCAAACAGGAACGGGAAAAACAATTGCCTATTTACTTCCAATTTTACAAGGTTTGGAATTTTCCGAACAGCCACATCCTAGGGTTGTAATCTTGGCTCCAACCAGAGAGCTAGTTATTCAGATAGTAGAGCAAATAGAAAAACTAACACCTTACATCACTGTAAGAACCTTAGGGGTTTATGGTGGTACCAATAATATAAAAGGGCAAAAATTAGCCGTAGCCGAGGGTGTAGACATTATAGTGGGTACTCCCAGAAGGCTATATGACCTTGTTATCAGCAATGTATTACGCCTAAAATCAATCAAAAAACTGGTGATTGACGAAGTCGATATCATGCTTGATTTTGGTTATAAAACACAGTTGAAAAACATATTCGAGCACTTACCTACTAAGCGACAGAATATCCTATTTTCTGCCACCATGACTACTTATGTAGATGAGTTAATTGATACTTTTCTGATTAATCCAGTTAAGAAAACCATTTCTCTTAGTGGTACGCCACTGGAGAATATTAGTCAGTCAAAGTATGCTGTTCCTAACTTTTATACCAAAGCTAACTTACTAAATCATTTATTAGAAGATAAAGAAGAATACAGTAAAGTCTTAATTTTTGTAGGTACTAAAGTTAACGCTGATAGATTATTTGAAACATTAGATTTTGAATCTGAATCATCTGTAATTCACTCGCGTAAAGAGCAAAACCATCGTACTAATTCGATAGATAAGTTTGCAAACGGTACCAGTAGAATTTTAATAGCAACTGATGTAATTGCCCGTGGAATTGACATTGATAAAATTAGTCATGTAATAAGTTTTGATACGCCTTTTTACCCTGAAAATTATATGCACCGAATTGGCCGAACCGGCCGAGCTGAACAGAAAGGGAAAGCCATTCTTCTTTATAGCGAAAAAGAAGAAACTTTAATGGACGACATTGAAAGCTTAATGACTTATACCATTCCCGAAATTGAATGGCCTGAAGAAGTGACTATAACTGGTCAACTTACTCCTGAGGAAAAGCTTAAACCTATACCACTGGACGAAATTGACCATAAAAGTTCAGAAATTGACAAGGGTGCTTCTTTTCAAGAGAAATCGGCAAAAAACAGTAAAGAATTGAAGGAAAGGAAAAGTTACGACCGACTAATAAAAGAGCGTTATAAAAAACCAATTAGGCGTGGTGACAAAATTCAAAACATGAAAAAGAAAAAGAGGAAGTAG